The following are encoded together in the Vibrio zhugei genome:
- a CDS encoding Trp operon leader peptide: MLQEFNPTHKVKPAMATKQSVRWQRWPIMFWAEVYAS; the protein is encoded by the coding sequence ATGTTACAAGAATTTAACCCAACACATAAAGTGAAACCCGCAATGGCAACGAAACAATCCGTACGTTGGCAACGCTGGCCTATTATGTTTTGGGCTGAAGTGTACGCATCGTAA